Genomic DNA from bacterium:
AACAGGCTGCGGTTAGTCCCGACCATCCCGCTGCTTTTAACATCGAGATTGACGTTGGACAGATCAATTTGTGCCTGGGACAGTGAGCCTCCAAACTGGAAAGATTTCAGCCACGGCCAGTGAATCATGCATAACGGAGCGAGCACCAGACGGACAGCGACCTCCGGCTGGTCCCTCCGGCTCCCCCAGGCAGAGCCATCCTTTCCATCCCCGTTAAAGATACCGGCACCATAACAGGCAATAATCTCCGGGGAGGAAGATCCGCAGAGCATCAAACCTACATCGCGGTCCGGTGTATACGAATAGCCCATCGAGCGCTCGGCAAAAAAGAGTGCCTTGTCCTGAGTTTGCCCCTCAAGGCTGTAGGGCTCCTTGAACTGACCGATCCGGCAAACAAGCAGGCGATGCATTTCCCATTCGCCATAGGCCTCAACCAGATTTTTGGGATCGTTTCCCTGGAATTCCCATTCTATCCGGTAATGAAGGGGAGGACTCAACAGCCCATCGAGAGACAGGCTGGCCTTTCGAATATCAAAGCGATTATCCGCCCGGCAACTCTCCCGGTAATACCGATAGTCTACCTGCAGTGCCCCTCCCAGGTGCAGGTCGAATGCTTCTTCATGGTCAGCGGCAAACTTGAGCAAATCGCTGGACAGAGAGATTCCGGGGATGGAGCGGCGTGCGCGATGATGGTCAGGGGCAGATTCAGGCTGGTCGGTCATGGTAAGCTTGTGCGCCAGGGCTGCCGTATCTGGAAAGAGAAGGCATACGGAGATAATAAAAACCGGAATAACAAGAGTCAACAGCGGATTAGTCCTGACCGGCGGCGCTAAATCCTGAACACACTCCATGAAGCACCCCTTCGAGAGGACGGCTGGGAAATCCTCCAGGATTATTTTGGATTTGTGGTGATTGATATCGGATTACTATAGGGGCCCTGCGAGAGCAGGGTCCTGTCATTGCCTATTATTAGTATATTACCTGTTTTAGGCTCCCTGGTCAAGAATAAAGCAACTTATAGTTACTGGTAATAACATGATGGGTTCAAACCTTGCACCCTCATAAACATCATGTTCTTCATCCATACAGAATATGGAACCCTGCCGTATTCAATTATCCATATCCCTTTGAAAGTCCAATAAAGTCCACAACAGCCACTTGCCCCTTCCAGGGCATGATAGTTGCTCTTACCTCGTTCAGATAAATGAGAGTCTGCCAGAACAGGTATCCAAAGAGCGTAAGCAGGTACCAGTCAGACAAAGGTCAGTGGATGTGGCATAATGAGGGAAAGGTGCCCCTCGTGAGAATTACCAGAAGTTTTGCCATTACGTATGTGAATCGTCCTCCTCCCTGCTCTTCATGAGGCAATTTCTGCCGGGGGAGTGGTCCAATGCTCTCCAGGGCGTTCTGTGGCTTTCCAGGAGATACTCTGCTGTTGCAGTATTGTTTTTTATGATGTTTGAGGTTGTATTTTTTGTTATTTCTCAAGGTTATGGAAAGGAGTCTGTCACATGTTTCACAAGAAGTTCAACACAGCAATCCTGGCCGTTTTTTCTTTTCTGATCCTTTTCGGATTCACGCTTTCCCGCTCAGGCCATGCTCAGGACAACTGGGCAGCTCTGCCGCCTTACAATACCCTGTGGCCGCTCTGGTCGTCGGTTCTTTCTCCGGTTGATGCCACCACCGGCCTGCCGACGCCGCTCGTCACCAGCCTGACACCGAAAACCGTACTGCCGGTGCAGCCTGGATTGACCTGGGACCCGAGTCTGTCGTATCCCTGGCTCCTGTACAATACTCCCTATGGCATGGCCTTTTTCGATCCTCTCTACGGCGTAGAATTCTGGCCACCGAGCAACCTGATCGATTCAGCGGGAGCCCCGCTTCCTTTGACCCTGCCGGTGGACTATAATCTTCTGCCTCCTACGGATCCCCTCTGGCTGCAGCAGTATGGGCTCCTGGCTAACAGCTATTTTGTTCAGTCTTATTCCA
This window encodes:
- a CDS encoding porin, which encodes MECVQDLAPPVRTNPLLTLVIPVFIISVCLLFPDTAALAHKLTMTDQPESAPDHHRARRSIPGISLSSDLLKFAADHEEAFDLHLGGALQVDYRYYRESCRADNRFDIRKASLSLDGLLSPPLHYRIEWEFQGNDPKNLVEAYGEWEMHRLLVCRIGQFKEPYSLEGQTQDKALFFAERSMGYSYTPDRDVGLMLCGSSSPEIIACYGAGIFNGDGKDGSAWGSRRDQPEVAVRLVLAPLCMIHWPWLKSFQFGGSLSQAQIDLSNVNLDVKSSGMVGTNRSLFVLNQNTKFGVLQNVKERDRWAFEAAWAIGPVALMGEYLGLKYKGLQPAGKPGRKAVFSSWYASVLIFLTEEFPRFQSGVLQPVKFTENPAANLRDKHNRSAAADDGGLVLAIRTDHFSGDKEWIKEDAFVSAREADAISVAVNWIIDPLYRLTVDYTGTDFSDPIRVRVNPDGEVDYIRDEYVLTTRFTIAF